The DNA segment TCCGGATCAATTCCGCGATGAAGCCCGGCGAATCCTTGTTCCGGGTTTGAGCAATAAACAAATTGATTCAGCTTGGAATGCCATGTTACTGGATTTGCCCGCCATTCGGGTGCAATTGCTTAAAAATATCCGAAATAAATACCGTACCTTCCTATTGAGTAATACCAATAAAATTCATTATGATGCTTATACCAAATACCTGGAACAAGCACATGGTTTTGTTGATTTTGCTGAATTAATGGAAAAACAATACCTTTCCTTTCAAATAGGTTTGCGTAAACCCAACGCAGATTGCTTCCAACTTATCCTGGATGAAAATAAGCTTAACCCCAATACTACCTTATTTATTGATGATAGCATACAACATGTGGAAGGAGCAAAAGCTGTGGGTCTTCAAGCCTACCACTTGAACGTACTAAATGGTGAAAAAGTAGAAGACCTTTTCCTAACTTAGTTCTTGTTTCCTTTGAAATCTCCGGAAGAGGTCGTACTGAATTCAGTCGTTTTACTATAGTTCAAAATACCCTGAATGGTTGTACCGGATGGCTCTGTTATTCCTTCGTCCAAAATTTTCTTTTCCTCCTGGCTTAAGTTTAATGATTCCATTTCCAATTCTTCTTGCCATTCAATAGTCTTCTCCCCGGATGATTGATTTTTATTCGTGTAAACAATTCCCATATGAAAAATTTAAAGTGCCTGGAAAACGAGTGTACAGAGGCTTTATTGCCTGTTCTCAAAATTAATAATCTTTTTTAAGAATTCCAACTATCAGGCACTGTATTTTCTCCATTTTTCTATCAAATTCTGCATGTCAGTTGGTAACTCGCTGTCAAAAAACATTTCTTCTCCGGTAGTCGGATGTATAAAACCAAGGGATTTTGCATGCAAGGCATGCCTAGGACAAAGCTCCATGCAGTTTTCTACAAATTGTTTGTACTTGGCAAAGGTTGTTCCCTTAAGTACCTTGTTCCCTCCGTAAGTTTCATCATTAAACAATGGATGTCCAAGGTGCTTCATGTGTACCCGAATCTGATGGGTCCTTCCGGTTTCTAGTTTACATTCTATTAAACTCACATAGCTAAACCGCTCTAAAACCTTATAATGGGTTACAGCATGCTTGCCTTGACTTCCATCTAAATACACCTCAAAAACTTTTCTATCCTTTATCCCCCGACCTATATGTCCGATTACCGTGCCTTGGTCCTGTTCCGGATTTCCCCAAACTATGGCCTGATACGTTCGTTTGGTGGTGCGATTAAAAAATTGACTGGCTAATTTTACCATGGCAATTTCACTCTTTGCCATAACCATAATACCAGAGGTGTCTTTGTCAAGTCTATGAACTAATCCCGGACGGGGTATTTCGTTGCCGGGAAGTTGAGGCAAATTTTTAAAATGATACATTAAGGCATTTACCAGGGTGCCTGAATAATTACCATATCCCGGGTGTACTACCAAACCGGCTTGTTTATTAATCACTACTAAATCGTCATCTTCGTAAACAATATCCAAAGGAATGTTTTCCGGAATAATTTCTTTATCCCTCGGAGGATGAGCCATAACAACCTGTATGACATCATGTGCCTTTACCCGATAATTGCTTTTTACCGCTTTACCATTGGCCAAAATATTGCCGTTTTCGGCCGCTAACTGAATTTTGGTTCGTGAAGCATTTTCAATTCTGTTTAATAGAAATTTATCTACCCGAAGTGGCTCTTGCCCTCGATCGGCTTTAAACCGATGATGTTCAAATAACTCTTGCTCGTCCTCCTGCCCTTGCAGAAATTCATCTTCTTCCAACTCGTACTTCATGCCTTTCCGAATTAATGGGAAACGAGCAATTTCTGTGTTTTGAAGGAAACACCCCGGTTGTCAACTACCGATACCAAGTATACTCCACTTTGTAACTCCCCAACCTGTATTACTTCGGTTGCATCTGCATTGATGAGTATTCGTCCGGAGATATCTTTGATTTCAGCCCTATATTTTTTGCCAAATTCAAATTGGTTGGAATGCAGCCTGATGGTTTGGTTGGCAGGGTTGGGAAGGATTCCAAAATTCCATGCAGGCGATTTTTCTTCCATGCCAATTGGAGTTGTAAATGGATCTCCAAAGCATGGTCTGATCATCCAGGTTCCGGGTAGCTGACTCTGATACCAACCGTTCCCATCCTGAATGTCGTAAAACATGTTCTCATTGGAATTGATGTTTCTGTCAAATCCTAATCCTAATACCTGGTTGGTTTGCTGCTGCCAGCCAATAAACACGTATCCACCGGTATCAACCACCAAATCCGTATCAATAAAATAATAAGCAAAATCATTAATTCGGGTAAAAAAGTCGGATGTGCCAAACTTTGGTTTCAAAGAATCTTTTTCGTAAATTAAGTTTTCCGGATACTCATTTCCTGTCCATACTTTTAAGGTAAACATGTAAGGACTATTTTGAGCAAAGAAATTGATAGAAATGGGGTCAAAGTACATGGCTACTGCTCTCAAAAAATCCTGTTTGTAAATCTTAAAGCGCATGGCAAGCATGGAGTTGTTTACATTTAATCCGTATCCGTTTTCTGCTGTGCCATCATCATATGCATAATAGTTGTAGAATTTTTGGTGGAAAGTAACAGTATCGTTTGATCTTATCAGGTCAGAAGCTACCCCTTTCGAATAAATTTTAAATTCGTAGTTGGCCGTATCGTTTCCGGTTATGTTGGAAGGGAATTCATAGCTATCATTCAACTTAGGCAATTGAAACGAATTTCCCCCTGCAACGTCAAAACAGCCTGCCGATAAAAAGCAGGAAACTCCCGGAGCCAGGTTTCCATTGGATTCCCCGCAGGTAATAGGGCCAAGTCCATCGCCTTCCATGGTATAGAATAGTCTGAGGCTTAACTCGTTGAAATGTTGGTTGTGGAATCCAGGGGTTACCAGGGAATCCAGCATAAAGAAGGAGGTATCGTTTTTAGCTGAGTAATGGAGGTAAGGAACACTTTGGTATTCTTTTAATGGGGAGTGATAGTTGTAAATAAATGCACCATCCAGGTAATATTTATCATTGTTGTTTCTGTTTTTATCCAGGCGAACCATATCGATATGCCATAAATCTACGGCTCCGGTTAAAGTGGCCCAATTCAAAAACCTAAATTGGAATGAATTGGAATAATAGGTGGTATCCACCCAAATGGAGGCAAACTGAAATTGTTCATCCTCGGTCATTCCAGTCAGGGAATATCCTTCCGAGTACCAAACATTTCTCCAAATTCCGGCAGTATCTTTAAATTGTAGAACCAAGCTGTCAATATTTTGAGGGGCATTGGCTCCTCTGCCTTGAGCTTGGTAATAAAAGGAAAAGTAAATAGAATCAGCCTCACTATATTCACTGAGATCAATGGGTGCAGAACTCAGGTAATCGGCTTTTCCGTGAGGGAAATAATTAGGTCCAACACTCCAATCGTAAGGAACACCGGATGAATCGGCACCATCAAAGGTAGCTACCCCGATGGTAGGAGGTTGAATAGGGTAATCGTTGTTAACAAATACGTCATTGTCGGTCCAAAAAACAGTATCATTTGGGGAACAATGAGCGAGGGTAAAACTATCGTTAACCAAAACTACTGAGTCAACATATTGTATTCCTGATCCAAAAGTTCCATTCAGATAATTACTATCTAAGGTATTGTAGTTTTTAAAATAGGGAACCTCCAAATAAGGGATGTTAGGATTTTCGTAGTTAAAAAATTGAATCAGAGATGCAGGATTGGCAACCGAAGAAACAATGGTCCAACTGGAATCAAGCAATTGGTTATAGACATAGCGATAAGTAGTATCTGTAGTTCCAATGAAATTATCCAAATATGAACCATCCACTAAAAAGCGCTTGTAATGGAAATGGTTGGTTACATCGTAGGTGCCGGCCTGGTAAGAATAAAAGAATGATGTTCTTGAAAAATCTTCTACAAAGGGTAGTTTTAAAGTTTTAAATTGGAAGAAGTTAAGGGTGTCGCCTATGGATTTAGGGCGATGGGGTTGAGCTAAACTCTTATTATATTGGCTTGCATGAACATGTAAATCGGTAATTACCTCCGGTCCATGCTGGGCCCAAACACCTAGCCATAGTATTGAAAGAAGAATGGAATATAAAAATCTGGTCATTGAAATTTTTTCCTTGCGGCAACGCAAATTTAGACTTTGTATTGCTTGGTGATTCAATAAAAAGATAAAGGGATACTTATTCCTAAGTATCCCTTTCAAAAATAACGGATTTCTTTTACTGTTTTATTTTTCGATGGCTATTAATTCCACCTCAAAAATCAGGGTAGAATTAGGTCCTATTACCGGTCCGCTTCCATTTTCGCCATAAGCTAAATGTGGGGGAATAAACAACCTAAACTTGCTTCCAACTGGCATAAGTTGCAAAGCCTCGGTCCAACCTTTAATAACTCCATTCAAAGGAAATGAAATCGGTTGTCCACGCTGAACACTGCTATCAAAAACAGTTCCGTCAATCAGAGTGCCATGGTAATGGGTTTTTACCTTATCCTGAACGGTTGGCTTTTCACCGGTACCCATGGTAATTACTTCATATTGCAAACCATCAGGCAACTCTACTATGCCTTTTTTCTTTTTGTTTTCTTCCAGGAATTTTTTTCCGGCTTCCAGGTTTTTTCTGCCCTTCATTTGTTTTTGTTTTTCTGAAAATTTACGTACATAAGTCTCTCCGGTAGTGGCATCAATGGATGGGGTAACTTTACCATAAGCTTCCTGAAAGGCTTGTTTAATGATCTCCAAATTGGGATTTTCAATACCCATTTGTATAAAGTACTTGGATACGTTATTAGCCATAACATAAACTACCGTATCCGTTTCGTTTTTCAAAACAATTTTGGATTTGGTTTGTGACATGGCACTGCCTACACTGACAACTGCCGCTAATGAAAGAACAATCTTTTTCATGTTGATGATGTGGAGGGCGAATGTAATGTATTTTCTTTGCCGTACTGATTTTTGTTCTCTACTTAACAGGTTTTAACCCAATTGCTACTAGCCAAGAACCACTTCCTGAACAAAGTTTTCACCAACTTCGGCATTAATCATTTCCTTTATTTTTTCTCTGTCAAACTGCAATTCCTGCCTCAATGCCGCTGAGTCTAACTTCACGTACAACTTGTTTTTTATCATTTTTACATCGTTGGTTTTTGAAGCAATAAATTTCCCCATTACCTTTTCCCAAATCGCCGGCATTTGGTATTCCTTAAATTTTTCGGTTAAGCCGTAATATTTCATTACAGCTTCCACAGCCTGCTTTATATCAGTTTGATTGTGATCGGTAGCCATGTTTATTTTAAATGTTTGTCCAGCCATTCAAAAAACACCCGGTTCCACAAAACTGTATTTTGGGGCTTGGTAATCCAATGTCCCTCATCCGGAAAATACAAAAAGCGGCTTGGAATACCCTGAACTTGTGCCGCCTGAAATGCCTGCATGCCTTCGGAAATGGGAACTCTGAAATCTTTTTCTCCATGAATCACTAAAATGGGCGTATCCCATAGCTGAACAAATTTATGGGGAGAAAACTTTTGATAGCTATCCGGCTGCGGATCAGCCCAGTACGGGCCTTTAATGTCCTGATTGGCAAAGAACAACTCTTCCGTTGTACCATACCAGCTTTCTAAATTAAACAACCCACAATGGGCAACAAAGGCTTTGAATCGCTCATTGTGCATGCCCGCCAAACGATAAACCGAATACCCGCCATAGCTAGCCCCAACAGCTCCTAATTTTTCTCTATTTACATAAGGTAGCTTAGCTGCAAAATCAATTGCCGATAAATAATCCTGAATAGCTTTCCCTCCCCAATCTCCGCTTATTTCATCGTTCCATTCCTTTCCAAAAGTTGGCAATCCCCTGCGATTGGGAGCAACAATAATGTAACCCTTGGAGGCCATCATTTGAAAATTCCACCGGGTAGAGAAAAATTGACTTACAGCGCTTTGCGGACCGCCCTGGCAATACAAAAGGGTTGGATATTTCTTGCTTGGATCAAAATCCGGCGGCAAAATCATCCATACCAGCATGTCTTTGTCATCCCTGGTTTTTACAATGTGTCGTTCTACCTTGGCTTTGGGAATCGAATTCCAAATTTCGTCGCAAACCGATGTTAACCTTACCTCTTTTCCATCCGGCCATATTTTGTATATCTCTGCCGGTGCAGTCATAGAAACCCGCAAACCCATTAGTTCGCTCCTGCCTGCCGTTAAACTTTTGTAATCATGGTAACCCTTGGTAATCTGACGAATGTTCTCGGTTGCCAGGTCTACCTCAAATACCTGATACGTAGCCTGTGTGCCTGAGATATAAAAAATTTTATCATCCTTTGCCGACCATACCATATCCGATGCGCTTTCTTCCGAATGTTCAGTGTAGTCGGTTTTGGTACCCTTGCTGAAATCATAAACCATCAAAGTGGCTTTGTCACTCTCAAAACCCGGTGTGGCCATGGAGGTATACGCTAACTTGGTGCCGTCATGACTAAAAACCGGACTTCGGTCATATCCCATGTTTCCATTTGTTATGTTATCCGTTATCCCGGTTTCAACCCGGTACACATAAATATCGGTATTGGTACTCACTGCAAAATCTTTTCCATTCAATTTTTTACTGGTATAGGCAATCATTTTTCCGTCAGGAGATACTGCAAATTCTTCGGCATCAAAGGTTTCGCTTCCTAAAATATCTTTTCCTCCGGTTACCAATCCCGAAGCATCCTTTTGTCCAATAAATACGTGGGTGTTGGAATAATCATCCCAACTGTCCCAATGCCTGTAAAATAAATCATCAATAATCCTTGCTTCAACCTTTGGCAAATCAGGGTAAATATCATGTACATCCTTGGTGGTTTTTACATCCGAAAGGTAAATCAACCCTCCGTCAGCCGTCAATTCAAATCCGCCAACTCCGGCTTCTACCTTGGTTAGTGCCTGGGTTTTCTCTGATTTAATATTCACCTTCCACACCTGCGGAGCTCCACTTTCGGTGTTTAAATAAGCCAATTCTTCATCGTTTATCCATTTGGGTGCAAATTGTCCTCCTTTTCCTCCAACCAGTTTTTTCACCTTTCCACCCAAGGCCGAAATAATAAATAAGTCTTTGTCTCCTTTGTTGTCGGCTAGGCTAATTTGATCTACAGCATACACAACCCATTTTCCATCCGGAGAAATGGCCGGTTCGCCAACCTTGGGAAGGGTGGCCAAAACTTCAGGAGTTAAACTTTGTGCAAAAATTTGTAACGGCAATAAAAGGCCGGCAAGTGGTAAATACTTCAACATGGATGGTTAATTGGAACAAAGGTAATCTCAAATTTTAATAGTAAGCTCCTTTTAGATTTTGGAATACTACCAATTTTTAAGGATAGTTCATACATTCAATGGCACCAAATAGAAGGTCTATACCGCATAAGCTAATAGGTTGCACCTCGGGCAACGATAGAGCCAAGTAGCCCACAGGACCCCGACGGCTTTAGCCTCGGGGGACGAGGACTACAGGCGATAGCGTGACCCGAACGCCCGTGCAGGTTGTTTCGGGGTTGATACAAAAACTAGTTGGGCGGAGGGGGCCCGCATACCAAGAATTAAAATAATGGTAGTCTCCACCTGAATGACTTTTTCAGCTTACCCTAACTACTTCCCGAAAAGCCCTGATTAATGGCCACTTGCTTTTAAACTATCCAATGTTTTTTGAGCCTTCACCGATTCTGCTAATTTTTTATTTAGTATAGCCTGCAAAGCATTTTTGGCCTTGGTAAACTTCCCTAATCGAATGGCCGATTGGGCTTTATAATACAAGGCTAATCCTTTTAAATTACTTCCATTTTCAATCCATTCAAATTCCTTAATGGCTGCTTCATAATTTCTGGCATAGTATTGTTTTAGTCCCTCCCTATAGGCTTCTTCCGGTGTAGGCAGCACCACTTCGGAATCCCATTGGAAACTGGGACTTGTTCCAGAACTGGTTACTACGGTAGTAGTGTTACCTGATGTCAAAACTTCCTCCATAGCCAGGGAGGTATTTACTACGGAATCGGCCTTTTTCACATTATTATTCCCTTCCTTCGTTTCTATCCTATCAGCAGGAATCTTGGCTACATCCTTTCTTTCTTTTTCTCGCACAGAACCATTTGTTTTGCCTTTTGTTTTAGAAAGAGCTTCTTTGCTGCTTTCCGCTTCTTTGCCAGGTTGATAAGAAAATGTTACATCATCCGAGTTTTGTACTTCCGGAATAAATTTCTGAAAATCATTTTTAGCCAATGGTTCTTCAGCAGGTGTTTCTGCCAATGATTTGGTGTCTTCGTTAGCACTAAAATTTTCCAAGCTATTGCTGTTGCCGGATTGTTCATCCACTGTTGCCGGTTGAGATTTATTGATGTGTCTGGTGAATCCGGTTTGTTCCTCCTCTTTTTCTAGTTCTTTGGTTATACTACCATCGCTTATGGCCGGTGCCCGTGGTTCCATGGTATCGGCAGGTTGGGCGGTTTCCAATGCCATTTGCTGTTGGTTGTTACTATTCCACCAAAGCAGCCCTCCAACACTAAATGCAATTATAAAAATTGCTGCAGCCGATTGCCAGTAAATGGTTCTGCTACTTGCCGGTGGAGGTAAAAAAACAGGTGATGGTTTTTTACCTTGCCCGGCCAACATAATAGCGCCTTCAACAGCGGCTTCACAAAGCGAACAATCTATCAAATGACTTTCTACAATATGCAGTTCCTTCCCTTCCAATTGTCCCAAAGCATAGTTCGTCAACTGCTCCTGGCTCAGGTGCTCGGTTGGTTGGAAAATATGTTGGATTCTTTGGTTCATGTTTAGGCAGCTTTTATTCCGGCTTCAATGCATAATTTCAGGTTACGTTTTCCATTTTGAATAAAACTCTTCACCTGATTAATATCAAATCCTGCTTTTCGAGCTACTTCTGCATAGTTCAGGCGCTCCAGGTAAAATAATTCCACACAAATTTTCTGCTTTTCTACTAAGGTTTTTAAACAACGTTCCATTTGTTGAAGCAATGCTTCTTGTTCATTTTCTGTATTGGGATGCACTTCCAGTCCATTTTCCATAAATCTTCCGGTTTCTAAAGAAATGGTATCCAGATGTTGTTCTCTGGTTTTTGCTTTTCTTAGCTTCATCAGGCAATGGTTTTTGGTAACCATAAACAGCCACGACGAAAAATGTTCAATGTTTGATTTTTGAAGATCAGTTCTGAGTTTTTCAAAAATTTCCAGCACAGCATCTTTGGCATCTTCTTCATTTTCAAGGTATTTAAAGCAAGAGCCATACACCAAATGCGAATATTTATTAAACAAAGGTGTAAAATAGCGCTGATCGCCGGTTTGCTTAAAAAGAGCTACACATTCTTTGTCGCTGCGTTCTTCTTTCTTTTTAAACAAAACAAACATTAAGCGAAGGTAGGTAGATATTTAACCCAAATAATCCTTGTCGATATTTTTATACCCAGCTTGCCATCAAAGATTTTGTGAAAAAGCATTCCAATAAATCTGCATAAAATAGTTAATTAGGTTAGGCGGGCCCCCTTCACGCCTGCCAACTACCTGCCCTCCCAACTTACAGGAAAGTGGCGTTCGGGTCACGCTATCGCCTGTAGTCCTCGTCCCCCTAGGCTAACGCCGTCGGGGTCCTGTGGGCTACCTGGCTCTATCGTTGCCCGAGGTGCAAACCCAACCGGTGTAACTATGAAATGGGCTTTGGAAGGTGAATGAGCGTGGTTTTTTGGGGGAGGTTTACTTCCACTTGTCCTTGTTTGCAACGGTGGCAATGGAGAAGGGCGTTTTATTCACCCTGGAGGACTATGTTGTCTTGACCCCATCCAAACCCAAAATCTCAAAAACTCACCCAGGTTTTCAACGGGGGCGGTTGAGAAAGGCGTTTTTTAATGCCAATAAAACAATTTTTTGCAATTGTTTATTCCTACATTTAAATATTAACCAAACTTAATTTTGATTGGCGATAACTATAGAATTGCTGATCAGGAATAGGTATATTTTGAGTACCCCCTTTGGGGCACCTCCCAGCCCAACCCTTCCAAAAACCATTCTCCACCACATCAAGTTAGCTTCGAAGCATTTGAAACAAACACTTGGCATTTTTACCATATGAACCCTTTATTGCTGCTATTCCAACAAGATGTACCTTACTCTGATTTGGGAAGATATGACGTACGAAAAGTATCGGTCAGAGACCAGTTTCTCAATCTACTTCGTTGCAAAAACGGTTGAACGCTGGGTACAAGAGTTTGGTAGCAACTTTGAATTAACATCAGAACCAGAGAAAGGAACTTCTGTATTAATAAGCATACCACGAATAAATACTCATCAATGAGTATTTTCAAAGTCGGGAAAGACTGCGTCCTTTGAGATGTTTTAGAAAGTTCTAGAGTTTATCTATGATAACTTATTTTTTTATCATTAAAACAGTTCAATTGGTTAAATTAATTATGATTAGAAACAATTTTCTCCTTCCATTAAGTTTTCTTATACTCATTAGCCCCCAAATAATTTCCTGCAAAAAAGAACCCTCAGTGAACGATTCCAATGGCAGCTTCTATGGCATTTGGACCCGCTTA comes from the Bacteroidia bacterium genome and includes:
- a CDS encoding HAD family phosphatase, which encodes MNFKLRTDLFPSVETIIFDLGGVLLNIDYYLTQNAFEQLGVLHFDQAYSQAKQSSLFDDLETGKLNPDQFRDEARRILVPGLSNKQIDSAWNAMLLDLPAIRVQLLKNIRNKYRTFLLSNTNKIHYDAYTKYLEQAHGFVDFAELMEKQYLSFQIGLRKPNADCFQLILDENKLNPNTTLFIDDSIQHVEGAKAVGLQAYHLNVLNGEKVEDLFLT
- a CDS encoding FKBP-type peptidyl-prolyl cis-trans isomerase, with the protein product MSQTKSKIVLKNETDTVVYVMANNVSKYFIQMGIENPNLEIIKQAFQEAYGKVTPSIDATTGETYVRKFSEKQKQMKGRKNLEAGKKFLEENKKKKGIVELPDGLQYEVITMGTGEKPTVQDKVKTHYHGTLIDGTVFDSSVQRGQPISFPLNGVIKGWTEALQLMPVGSKFRLFIPPHLAYGENGSGPVIGPNSTLIFEVELIAIEK
- a CDS encoding DUF721 domain-containing protein, which produces MAGQTFKINMATDHNQTDIKQAVEAVMKYYGLTEKFKEYQMPAIWEKVMGKFIASKTNDVKMIKNKLYVKLDSAALRQELQFDREKIKEMINAEVGENFVQEVVLG
- a CDS encoding sigma-70 family RNA polymerase sigma factor, whose product is MFVLFKKKEERSDKECVALFKQTGDQRYFTPLFNKYSHLVYGSCFKYLENEEDAKDAVLEIFEKLRTDLQKSNIEHFSSWLFMVTKNHCLMKLRKAKTREQHLDTISLETGRFMENGLEVHPNTENEQEALLQQMERCLKTLVEKQKICVELFYLERLNYAEVARKAGFDINQVKSFIQNGKRNLKLCIEAGIKAA
- a CDS encoding RluA family pseudouridine synthase codes for the protein MKYELEEDEFLQGQEDEQELFEHHRFKADRGQEPLRVDKFLLNRIENASRTKIQLAAENGNILANGKAVKSNYRVKAHDVIQVVMAHPPRDKEIIPENIPLDIVYEDDDLVVINKQAGLVVHPGYGNYSGTLVNALMYHFKNLPQLPGNEIPRPGLVHRLDKDTSGIMVMAKSEIAMVKLASQFFNRTTKRTYQAIVWGNPEQDQGTVIGHIGRGIKDRKVFEVYLDGSQGKHAVTHYKVLERFSYVSLIECKLETGRTHQIRVHMKHLGHPLFNDETYGGNKVLKGTTFAKYKQFVENCMELCPRHALHAKSLGFIHPTTGEEMFFDSELPTDMQNLIEKWRKYSA
- a CDS encoding T9SS type A sorting domain-containing protein, which codes for MTRFLYSILLSILWLGVWAQHGPEVITDLHVHASQYNKSLAQPHRPKSIGDTLNFFQFKTLKLPFVEDFSRTSFFYSYQAGTYDVTNHFHYKRFLVDGSYLDNFIGTTDTTYRYVYNQLLDSSWTIVSSVANPASLIQFFNYENPNIPYLEVPYFKNYNTLDSNYLNGTFGSGIQYVDSVVLVNDSFTLAHCSPNDTVFWTDNDVFVNNDYPIQPPTIGVATFDGADSSGVPYDWSVGPNYFPHGKADYLSSAPIDLSEYSEADSIYFSFYYQAQGRGANAPQNIDSLVLQFKDTAGIWRNVWYSEGYSLTGMTEDEQFQFASIWVDTTYYSNSFQFRFLNWATLTGAVDLWHIDMVRLDKNRNNNDKYYLDGAFIYNYHSPLKEYQSVPYLHYSAKNDTSFFMLDSLVTPGFHNQHFNELSLRLFYTMEGDGLGPITCGESNGNLAPGVSCFLSAGCFDVAGGNSFQLPKLNDSYEFPSNITGNDTANYEFKIYSKGVASDLIRSNDTVTFHQKFYNYYAYDDGTAENGYGLNVNNSMLAMRFKIYKQDFLRAVAMYFDPISINFFAQNSPYMFTLKVWTGNEYPENLIYEKDSLKPKFGTSDFFTRINDFAYYFIDTDLVVDTGGYVFIGWQQQTNQVLGLGFDRNINSNENMFYDIQDGNGWYQSQLPGTWMIRPCFGDPFTTPIGMEEKSPAWNFGILPNPANQTIRLHSNQFEFGKKYRAEIKDISGRILINADATEVIQVGELQSGVYLVSVVDNRGVSFKTQKLLVSH
- a CDS encoding S9 family peptidase codes for the protein MLKYLPLAGLLLPLQIFAQSLTPEVLATLPKVGEPAISPDGKWVVYAVDQISLADNKGDKDLFIISALGGKVKKLVGGKGGQFAPKWINDEELAYLNTESGAPQVWKVNIKSEKTQALTKVEAGVGGFELTADGGLIYLSDVKTTKDVHDIYPDLPKVEARIIDDLFYRHWDSWDDYSNTHVFIGQKDASGLVTGGKDILGSETFDAEEFAVSPDGKMIAYTSKKLNGKDFAVSTNTDIYVYRVETGITDNITNGNMGYDRSPVFSHDGTKLAYTSMATPGFESDKATLMVYDFSKGTKTDYTEHSEESASDMVWSAKDDKIFYISGTQATYQVFEVDLATENIRQITKGYHDYKSLTAGRSELMGLRVSMTAPAEIYKIWPDGKEVRLTSVCDEIWNSIPKAKVERHIVKTRDDKDMLVWMILPPDFDPSKKYPTLLYCQGGPQSAVSQFFSTRWNFQMMASKGYIIVAPNRRGLPTFGKEWNDEISGDWGGKAIQDYLSAIDFAAKLPYVNREKLGAVGASYGGYSVYRLAGMHNERFKAFVAHCGLFNLESWYGTTEELFFANQDIKGPYWADPQPDSYQKFSPHKFVQLWDTPILVIHGEKDFRVPISEGMQAFQAAQVQGIPSRFLYFPDEGHWITKPQNTVLWNRVFFEWLDKHLK